From the Prochlorococcus sp. MIT 1223 genome, the window CTTACCATGCCGTAGAAAGGCAACATGGAGCACAGCATTTAACCTCCAATCCAGATTTTCAGGGAAACAATCCGCGTATTCATATAATTGTGAGGAATTTACCAAATAAAGACATTGAAACAGAATGGGACGTAAGAGGTTGTGGCAGTTTTGCAAAAGATAAAGGGAAATGGCTGAGATTACGTCCTGGAGAGGAGCTTCCTACCTGAATTGACTAAAAAAAATTTCCTCTTGGCTCTTCATAGTTCGTCTGCAATTCTTGGAGTGTCAATGATTGATTTAAGAGATCCTTCTAAAGAGATTCAAACTTCAACCTTTGATATAGGAAGAAAGCTTTCAAATGACATTTTTAGTTGTATTGAAGAAATATTACCCCGCAAACATTGGAATCAAAT encodes:
- a CDS encoding Ycf34 family protein, whose translation is MCICVDCQWVDRCKTYHAVERQHGAQHLTSNPDFQGNNPRIHIIVRNLPNKDIETEWDVRGCGSFAKDKGKWLRLRPGEELPT